One Manihot esculenta cultivar AM560-2 chromosome 18, M.esculenta_v8, whole genome shotgun sequence genomic window carries:
- the LOC110605948 gene encoding serine/threonine-protein kinase-like protein At1g28390, producing MGYLSCNAESAIATCDPYYWECKRRKNKTNRNKPNKPIKIRDFTYPELVKATNGFSAESFLGKGSHGTVYKASLDDGRLIAAVKAASRNPSISIHSNCTSCTTPAENEIEILSRVQHPRLVNLIGFCVDCKDRKLLVVEYMPNGSLYSLLHCSSRPPGWTRRVRFALQIAKAVQALHSANPPVIHRDIKSPNVLIDENWNARLGDFGLALRGHVEDVRAKCTPPAGTLGYLDPGYLAPGDLSTKSDVFSFGILLLEVISGRNAIDVNYSPPSIVDWAVPLIKRGDFSAICDHRIGSPVDPGVIRNLAILAAKCVRSTAEKRPAMTEVVEALKMVRKRIQAPHIWNSLRRRVGLVEESRSNEEAIDSNKEIVNANKTTRVGNRRNRKVSNVEYGNETIGFAGERVSRSKSVGSFSDTKLRRSDSRRKAGVAVKIPVVKLSKSRSMGVLQRSLDIEMEGVINSREIEASMSKLLIELDEKSEQEMQEKPLVISI from the coding sequence atggGTTATCTCTCTTGCAATGCAGAATCTGCAATTGCCACCTGCGATCCCTACTACTGGGAATGCAAGAGGAGGAAAAACAAAACCAACAGAAACAAACCCAATAAGCCCATTAAGATCAGAGATTTTACTTACCCGGAGCTAGTAAAAGCCACCAATGGGTTCTCCGCTGAAAGCTTTCTTGGCAAAGGCAGCCACGGCACAGTTTACAAAGCTTCTCTCGACGACGGTAGGCTTATAGCCGCCGTGAAGGCGGCCTCTCGAAACCCATCAATAAGCATCCACAGTAACTGCACCTCTTGCACAACTCCTGCAGAGAATGAGATTGAGATACTCTCTAGAGTACAGCATCCGAGGCTAGTCAACCTCATTGGTTTTTGTGTAGATTGTAAAGACAGGAAATTACTGGTTGTAGAATACATGCCAAATGGTTCATTATACAGTCTTCTACACTGCAGCTCCAGACCGCCCGGTTGGACCAGGCGTGTGCGATTCGCTTTGCAAATTGCCAAGGCTGTTCAAGCTTTGCACTCGGCCAACCCGCCGGTTATTCACAGAGACATAAAATCGCCAAATGTGCTGATCGACGAGAACTGGAACGCGAGGCTTGGAGATTTCGGGCTCGCCTTGCGAGGACACGTCGAAGATGTACGAGCCAAGTGCACGCCGCCAGCAGGGACATTAGGATACCTCGACCCTGGCTATCTCGCGCCGGGAGATTTAAGCACCAAGAGCGACGTTTTCAGTTTCGGGATCTTACTGTTGGAAGTGATCAGTGGCAGGAATGCAATTGATGTCAACTATAGCCCACCATCTATCGTCGACTGGGCTGTACCGTTGATAAAGCGGGGGGACTTCTCCGCTATTTGCGATCACAGAATCGGGTCACCGGTGGACCCGGGAGTGATAAGAAATCTCGCAATTCTGGCGGCCAAGTGTGTGCGATCCACGGCGGAGAAGCGTCCCGCAATGACAGAGGTAGTTGAAGCGTTGAAAATGGTTCGCAAGAGAATTCAGGCGCCGCACATATGGAACAGTTTGAGGAGGCGCGTGGGACTAGTGGAAGAATCGCGGTCAAATGAGGAGGCAATTGATTCAAATAAAGAGATTGTTAACGCTAACAAGACGACTAGAGTGGGGAACAGAAGAAACAGGAAAGTATCCAATGTAGAGTACGGAAATGAAACGATTGGATTTGCAGGGGAGCGGGTAAGCAGATCAAAATCGGTTGGTTCATTCAGCGATACCAAACTGCGAAGGTCTGATTCAAGAAGAAAAGCAGGTGTAGCAGTGAAAATCCCGGTAGTGAAGCTGAGCAAGTCAAGGTCGATGGGAGTACTGCAAAGAAGCTTAGACATAGAAATGGAGGGAGTGATAAATTCCAGAGAAATTGAGGCCTCCATGTCTAAGCTGTTGATAGAGTTGGACGAAAAGTCAGAGCAAGAGATGCAAGAGAAGCCATTGGTGATCTCCATCTAA
- the LOC110606433 gene encoding zinc-finger homeodomain protein 2 has translation MDFDEHEDQEEDMPMAASPVYDTISDSSRLKTGPAGGEGAPATATANTRKSASSVRYRECLKNHAVSIGRHTVDGCGEFMAAGEEGTLDALICAACNCHRNFHRKETDGASEGIYHHHQQHAKFSPLYRAPPPAGYLHLTPAPQIRPLALPAASAGGAGGAIIGGGYSREEEDVSNPSSSGGGGGACGSSKKRFRTKFTQEQKDKMLDFAEKLGWRIQKHDEAAVEQFCAEYGVKRRVLKVWMHNNKHTVGKKP, from the coding sequence ATGGATTTTGATGAACACGAAGACCAAGAGGAAGACATGCCCATGGCGGCGTCTCCAGTTTATGACACTATTAGCGACTCATCTAGGCTAAAAACGGGTCCAGCTGGTGGAGAAGGTGCGCCAGCTACGGCAACAGCAAACACGAGAAAATCCGCAAGCTCGGTTAGATATAGAGAGTGCTTGAAAAACCATGCTGTGAGTATCGGTAGACATACGGTGGATGGGTGTGGGGAATTCATGGCGGCGGGCGAAGAGGGTACCTTGGATGCACTCATATGCGCCGCGTGTAACTGCCACCGAAATTTCCACCGCAAGGAAACTGATGGAGCCTCGGAGGGAATATATCACCACCATCAGCAACATGCTAAATTCTCTCCCTTATATCGGGCTCCGCCACCTGCTGGGTACTTACACCTGACGCCGGCCCCGCAAATCAGGCCATTAGCTCTACCCGCAGCATCTGCTGGGGGTGCCGGAGGTGCTATTATTGGTGGTGGGTACAGCAGGGAGGAGGAGGATGTGTCTAATCCTAGTAGTAGCGGAGGAGGGGGCGGCGCTTGTGGGAGTTCAAAGAAGAGATTTAGGACTAAGTTTACGCAGGAGCAGAAGGACAAGATGTTGGATTTCGCAGAGAAGCTTGGTTGGAGAATCCAAAAGCATGATGAGGCTGCAGTCGAGCAGTTTTGTGCAGAGTATGGAGTGAAAAGGCGTGTGCTCAAGGTGTGGATGCACAACAACAAGCACACTGTTGGTAAGAAACCCTAA
- the LOC110606885 gene encoding GEM-like protein 1: MDQNQNKHLADHTIETQSQPQESQIPEKQNPHTSEYAPYPKLDPNDVAPPPPQNFGNASMGPSPQSHPAPAEGPAPIAGAAATTMPAESNPYVSPAPVASSSSKNKMEAVKDVLGKWGKKAAEATKKAEDLAGNMWQHLKTGPSFADAAVGRIAQQTKVLAEGGYEKIFRQTFDTVPEEQLQKTYACYLSTSAGPVMGVLYLSTAKLAFCSDNPLSYQVGEQTQWSYYKVVLPLHQLKAVNPSASKAKPGEKYIQLISVDNHEFWFMGFVHYDSAVKNLQGVLQNRSL, encoded by the exons ATGGATCAGAATCAGAATAAGCATCTGGCCGATCATACCATCGAAACCCAATCACAACCCCAAGAGTCCCAGATACCTGAGAAGCAGAATCCTCACACCTCCGAATATGCTCCTTACCCAAAGCTCGATCCAAACGACGtcgctcctcctcctcctcagaaTTTCGGTAACGCATCTATGGGTCCTTCACCACAGTCTCACCCTGCTCCAGCTGAAGGCCCAGCTCCGATCGCTGGAGCTGCTGCCACAACTATGCCTGCCGAGTCTAACCCCTACGTATCTCCGGCGCCTGTTGCATCATCTTCCTCCAAGA ATAAGATGGAAGCGGTGAAGGATGTGCTGGGGAAATGGGGAAAGAAGGCTGCGGAGGCAACTAAGAAGGCCGAAGACCTTGCTGGAAACATGTGGCAACACT TGAAAACAGGCCCTAGTTTTGCTGATGCTGCTGTGGGAAGAATTGCTCAGCAAACTAAAGTTCTTGCAGAAGGAGGTTATGAGAAAATCTTTCGACAAACTTTTGACACTGTTCCTGAGGAACAACTTCAGAAGACATATGCATGCTATTTATCCACCTCTGCTGGCCCAGTTATGGGAGTTTTATATTTGTCTACTGCAAAGCTCGCATTTTGTAGCGACAATCCTCTTTCTTATCAAGTTGGTGAGCAAACTCAATGGAGCTATTATAAG GTTGTTCTTCCATTACACCAACTGAAGGCTGTCAACCCTTCAGCAAGCAAAGCAAAACCTGGAGAAAAATACATCCAGCTTATCTCAGTGGACAATCATGAATTTTGGTTCATGGGCTTTGTACACTACGACAGTGCTGTCAAAAACCTTCAAGGAGTATTGCAGAACCGCAGCTTGTGA
- the LOC110606057 gene encoding transport inhibitor response 1-like protein, with amino-acid sequence MVVNKKPRSQNHSPNPNFMREDRTEMSEDDDRSPPSDSVTTIDSCSNKTQTCTSGSTSGSGPSSIPEYQASFPDQVLENVLENVLCFLTSRRDRNAASLVCRSWYRVEALTRSDLFIGNCYAVSPRRATSRFTRIRSVTLKGKPRFADFNLMPPNWGAHFAPWVSAMAEAYPWLEKVHLKRMTVTDDDLALLAESFFGFKELVLVCCDGFGTSGLAVVASRCRHLRVLDLIESEVSDDEVDWISCFPEGEICLESLIFDCVECPINFDALERLVARSPSLKKLRLNRYVSVGQLYRLMVRAPQLTHLGTGSFRPSEDVVQGEQGPDYVSAFAASKSLVCLSGFRDIIPDYLPAIYPVCANLTSLNLSYANINAEQLKPIISNCHKLQIFWVLDSICDEGLQAVAATCKELRELRVFPIDAREDSEGPVSEVGLQAISEGCRKLQSILYFCQRMTNAAVIAMSKNCPDLVVFRLCIMGRHRPDHVTGEPMDEGFGAIVMNCKKLTRLAVSGLLTDRAFSYIGKYGKTVRTLSVAFAGDGDMGLKYLLEGCPRLQKLEIRDCPFGDAALLSGLHHYYNMRFLWMSSCKLTPGGCQQVAQALPRLVVEVINHEFDVNVSTFVDTLYMYRSLEGPRDDAPKFVSIL; translated from the exons ATGGTCGTCAACAAAAAACCCAGATCGCAGAATCACTCTCCAAACCCAAATTTCATGAGGGAAGATCGAACTGAAATGTCTGAAGACGACGACCGATCTCCGCCTTCTGATTCTGTTACCACCATTGATTCGTGTTCCAACAAGACCCAGACTTGTACTTCTGGTTCTACTTCTGGTTCTGGACCCAGTTCCATCCCTGAATATCAAGCTTCTTTTCCTGACCAGGTCCTGGAAAATGTCCTCGAGAACGTTCTCTGTTTTTTGACTTCACGCCGGGACAGAAACGCTGCGTCATTGGTCTGCAGGTCGTGGTACCGTGTTGAGGCACTTACCCGATCCGACCTGTTCATCGGGAACTGCTATGCCGTCTCTCCGCGACGCGCCACGTCGCGTTTCACCCGAATCCGGTCCGTGACGTTGAAGGGTAAACCCCGCTTCGCCGATTTCAACCTCATGCCGCCCAATTGGGGGGCCCACTTCGCGCCCTGGGTTTCTGCCATGGCTGAGGCTTACCCGTGGCTCGAAAAGGTTCACCTGAAGCGCATGACCGTGACGGACGACGATCTTGCGCTGCTGGCAGAGTCCTTTTTTGGGTTTAAGGAGCTCGTGCTGGTGTGTTGTGATGGGTTTGGCACTAGCGGGCTTGCTGTGGTTGCTAGTAGGTGCAG ACATCTGAGGGTGCTTGATCTGATTGAATCTGAGGTTTCCGATGACGAAGTCGATTGGATATCATGTTTTCCAGAGGGTGAAATATGTCTGGAATCTCTGATTTTTGATTGCGTAGAATGCCCCATTAATTTTGATGCATTGGAGAGGCTGGTTGCACGTTCACCTTCACTGAAGAAACTCAGGTTAAACCGATATGTTTCAGTTGGCCAGTTGTACCGCCTGATGGTGCGAGCTCCGCAACTCACACATCTTGGGACAGGATCATTTCGACCATCAGAGGATGTTGTTCAGGGCGAACAAGGACCAGATTATGTATCTGCATTCGCTGCCTCCAAATCCCTAGTTTGCCTATCTGGCTTTAGGGACATCATTCCAGATTACTTGCCAGCAATTTATCCAGTTTGTGCCAATCTCACTTCTCTGAACTTGAGCTATGCAAATATCAATGCTGAACAGCTTAAACCCATAATAAGCAATTGCCATAAGCTTCAAATTTTCTGG GTCCTTGATTCGATATGTGATGAAGGGCTTCAGGCTGTGGCTGCAACATGCAAGGAACTTCGTGAGCTGAGGGTTTTTCCTATTGATGCTCGGGAAGATAGTGAAGGCCCTGTTTCTGAAGTGGGCCTCCAAGCCATCTCAGAGGGTTGTAGAAAGCTTCAATCTATTTTGTACTTTTGCCAGCGGATGACAAATGCAGCTGTTATAGCCATGTCAAAGAACTGTCCAGATCTTGTGGTGTTCCGTCTTTGTATAATGGGACGTCACAGGCCTGATCATGTCACTGGAGAGCCTATGGATGAAGGATTTGGAGCCATAGTTATGAACTGTAAGAAGCTTACTCGGCTTGCTGTATCAGGTTTATTGACTGACAGAGCTTTTAGTTATATCGGAAAATACGGGAAAACAGTTAGGACCCTGTCTGTTGCTTTTGCTGGGGATGGTGACATGGGTCTGAAGTATTTGCTTGAAGGCTGCCCTAGATTGCAGAAGCTTGAGATTAGGGATTGTCCATTTGGTGATGCAGCTTTGCTTTCTGGTCTGCATCACTATTACAACATGAGATTCCTTTGGATGTCTTCCTGTAAGTTAACTCCTGGTGGTTGCCAGCAGGTTGCTCAAGCATTACCTCGTTTGGTAGTGGAAGTGATTAATCATGAATTTGATGTGAACGTGAGCACTTTTGTTGATACATTATACATGTATCGATCTCTTGAAGGGCCAAGAGATGATGCACCAAAGTTTGTTTCTATCTTGTAG
- the LOC110606729 gene encoding pyridoxine/pyridoxamine 5'-phosphate oxidase 1, chloroplastic yields MILMRRSRAMTCLFLNQLVFHLAPSHSHNASSTCKSSRSFYYSLAKNAWGSTCPISHPAVRSFASNSSTRAMQSMANPESITYLTQRDAAEIDEILMGPLGFSVDQLMELAGSSVATSIAEVYKPSEYNRVLAICGPGNNGGDGLVAARHLHHFGYKPFVCYPKRTAKPLYTGLVTQLESLAVPFLTVEDLPSDLSKDFDILVDAMFGFSFHGVPRPPFDDLIHKLVYLHKCNQTRQKSSVIVSIDIPSGWHVEEGDVGGEGIKPDMLVSLTAPKLCAKKFSGPHHFLGGRFVPSSVVEKYKLHLPPYPGTSMCVRIGKSPQVDISALRENYISPEFLEEEVEANPIDQFLKWFDDAVAARLKEPNAMCLSTVGKDGKPSSRMVLLKGVDKDGFVWYTNYQSRKAHQLSENPQASLLFYWDGLNRQVRVEGYVQKVSDEESEQYFHSRPRGSQIGAIVSKQSTIVPGRHVLHQQFKELEEKYSGVNLIPKPKHWGGYRLKPELFEFWQGQQSRLHDRLQYVPQEINGKQVWKIVRLAP; encoded by the exons ATGATATTGATGCGCAGAAGCCGAGCAATGACATGTTTATTTCTCAACCAATTAGTATTCCATCTTGCTCCATCCCACAGCCATAACGCTTCATCCACTTGCAAATCCTCTCGCTCTTTCTATTACTCCCTCGCCAAAAACGCTTGG GGTTCTACTTGTCCGATTTCGCATCCTGCAGTTCGTTCTTTTGCTTCGAATTCATCTACTAGAGCAATGCAAAGCATGGCAAATCCAGAGTCCATTACTTACCTCACGCAGCGTGACGCCGCCGAGATTGATGAGATTCTCATGGGCCCTCTTGGCTTTAGCGTCGATCAGTTGATG GAATTGGCTGGTTCGAGTGTTGCTACTTCCATAGCAGAG GTTTACAAACCAAGTGAGTACAACCGTGTTCTTGCAATTTGTGGTCCTGGAAACAATGGTGGTGATGGTTTGGTAGCAGCTCGCCACCTGCATCACTTTGGATACAAACCATTTGTTTGTTACCCAAAGCGTACTGCCAAACCGCTTTATACTGGTTTGGTTACTCAG CTGGAGTCGCTAGCAGTCCCTTTCTTGACAGTAGAGGATCTGCCTTCGGACTTGTCTAAGGACTTCGACATTCTAGTAGATGCAATGTTTGGGTTCTCATTCCATG GTGTCCCAAGACCACCTTTTGATGATCTAATCCATAAATTGGTCTACTTGCATAAGTGCAATCAAACTCGCCAAAAATCCTCAGTTATTGTCTCTATAGATATTCCATCTGGATGGCATGTTGAAGAAGGCGATGTTGGTGGTGAAGGAATTAAACCGGACATGTTG GTTTCTTTGACTGCTCCAAAGTTGTGCGCGAAGAAATTTTCTGGTCCACATCACTTTCTAGGTGGTAGGTTTGTCCCATCATCAGTAGTGGAGAAATATAAGCTGCATCTCCCACCATATCCTGGCACTTCTATGTGTGTCCGAATTGGAAAGTCTCCACAAGTTGATATATCAGCTCTAAGGGAGAACTATATTTCTCCTGAATTCCTTGAGGAGGAGGTGGAGGCTAATCCCATAGATCAG TTCTTAAAATGGTTCGACGATGCTGTGGCTGCTAGATTGAAGGAGCCAAATGCTATGTGCTTGTCAACTGTTGGAAAGGATGGAAAACC CTCATCAAGAATGGTATTATTGAAAGGAGTTGATAAGGATGGGTTTGTCTG GTACACCAATTATCAAAGTAGAAAGGCACATCAATTATCTGAAAATCCTCAAGCATCTCTCCTTTTTTACTGGGATGGTCTCAATCGGCAG GTAAGGGTGGAAGGATATGTGCAGAAAGTCTCAGATGAGGAATCTGAACAGTACTTCCATAGCCGCCCTCGAGGAAGTCAGATTGGAGCAATAGTCAGCAAGCAG AGTACTATAGTTCCTGGAAGGCATGTTCTACACCAACAATTCAAAGAATTAGAGGAAAAGTACTCTGGCGT AAACTTGATCCCGAAACCTAAACACTGGGGAGGATACAGGCTTAAACCAGAGCTTTTTGAGTTTTGGCAAGGACAACAGTCTCGCTTGCATGACAG GTTGCAATATGTCCCCCAAGAGATCAATGGGAAGCAAGTATGGAAAATTGTGCGGTTGGCTCCCTGA